Proteins from a genomic interval of Mustela lutreola isolate mMusLut2 chromosome 4, mMusLut2.pri, whole genome shotgun sequence:
- the NAMPT gene encoding nicotinamide phosphoribosyltransferase: protein MNAAADAEFNILLATDSYKVTHYKQYPPNTSKVYSYFECREKKTENSKIKKVKYEETVFYGLQYILNKYLKGKVVTKEKIQEAKEVYREHFQDDVFNEKGWNYILEKYDGHLPIEIKAVPEGYVIPRGNVLFTVENTDPECYWLTNWIETILVQSWYPITVATNSREQKKILAKYLLETSGNLNGLEYKLHDFGYRGVSSQETAGIGASAHLVNFKGTDTVAGIAFVKKYYGTKDPVPGYSVPAAEHSTITAWGKDREKDAFEHIVTQFSSVPVSVVSDSYDIYNACEKIWGEDLRHLILSRSTEAPLIIRPDSGNPLDTVLKVLDILGKKFPVTENAKGYKLLPPYLRIIQGDGVDINTLQEIVEGMKQKKWSIENIAFGSGGALLQKLTRDLLNCSFKCSYVVTNGLGINVFKDPVADPNKRSKKGRLSLHRTPAGNFVTLEEGKGDLEEYGHDLLHTVFKNGKVTKSYSFDEIRKNAELNIELEVAPH, encoded by the exons gTTACTCACTATAAACAGTACCCACCCAATACAAGCAAAGTTTATTCCTACTTTGAATGCCgtgaaaagaagacagaaaactcCAAAATAAAGAAGGTGAAATACGAGGAAACAGTATTTTATGGGTTGCAGTACATTCTTAATAAGTACTTAAAAG GTAAAGTAGTGACCAAAGAGAAGATCCAAGAAGCCAAAGAAGTGTATAGAGAGCATTTCCAGGATGATGTCTTTAATGAAAAGGGATGGAACTACATTCTTGAG AAATACGATGGGCACCTTCCAATAGAAATAAAAGCTGTTCCTGAGGGCTATGTCATTCCCCGAGGAAATGTTCTCTTCACAGTGGAAAACACAGACCCAGAGTGTTACTGGCTTACAAATTGGATTGAG ACTATTCTTGTTCAGTCCTGGTATCCAATCACAGTGGCCACAAATTCtagagagcaaaagaaaatattggcCAAATATTTGCTGGAGACATCTGGTAACTTAAATGGTCTGGAATACAAGTTACATGATTTTGGCTACAGAGGAGTTTCTTCCCAAGAG ACTGCTGGCATAGGAGCATCTGCTCATTTGGTTAACTTCAAAGGAACAGATACAGTAGCAGGAATTGCTTTTGTTAAAAAATACTATGGAACAAAAGATCCTGTTCCAGGCTATTCTGTTCCAGCAGCAGAACACAG tACCATAACAGCCTGGGGGAAAGACCGTGAAAAAGATGCTTTTGAACATATAGTAACACAGTTTTCATCAGTGCCTGTATCTGTGGTCAGCGATAGCTATGACATTTACAACGCATGTGAAAAAATATGGGGTGAAGACCTAAGACATTTAATACTGTCAAGAAGTACAGAGGCACCACTAATAATTAGACCTGATTCTGGAAATCCTCTGGACACTGTATTGAAG GTTTTGGATATTTTGGGTAAGAAGTTCCCTGTTACTGAGAACGCAAAGGGCTACAAGTTGCTGCCACCCTATCTTAGAATTATTCAAGGGGATGGAGTAGATATTAATACCTTACAAGAG ATTGTAGAAGGCATGAAGCAAAAAAAATGGAGTATTGAAAACATTGCCTTTGGTTCTGGTGGAGCTTTGCTACAGAAGTTAACGAGAGATCTCTTGAATTGTTCCTTCAAGTGTAGTTATGTTGTAACCAATGGCCTTGGG atTAATGTCTTCAAGGACCCAGTTGCTGATCCCAACAAAAGATCCAAAAAAGGTCGATTATCTTTACACCGGACACCAGCAGGGAATTTTGTTACActtgaggaaggaaaaggagacctTGAAGAATATGGTCAT GATCTCCTCCATACTGTCTTCAAGAATGGGAAGGTGACAAAAAGCTATTCATttgatgaaataagaaaaaatgcagAGCTGAATATCGAACTGGAAGTAGCACCTCATTAG